A stretch of DNA from Mycolicibacterium celeriflavum:
GAATGGCCGGTCCCGCCAGTGACGAAAACTCGCATGCTGCTGTCCTTTTGAGGGTAGGTGGTGGTGCGGGTGCTCAGCGCAGAATGCTGACGCCGAGGACGAAGTCGGTGTGCTTGACGGAGTGGGCGACGAGGCCCAGCTGCATCAGGGCGACGTTCTCCAGGGCACGCGCCATTGCCAGCTGACCGGTATCCATCGGGCGCAGTCCGAGGCTCTCGATGAATGTCGACACGCGTGCCTTTGCCTGCGCGTCGTCGCCGGCGATGAACACATCCAGTGGGCGATCCCCGGCTGGGCCGGTCGCCAAGACGCCGGAGAACAGTGTGTTGAACGCCTTGACGACATGCGCGCCGGCGGGGGCGGCCTTGGCGATCTCCTGCGCCCCGGAACTGCCCTCTGGTGTGACGAAGCCCGTGAAATCGGGGGTGACGGGGTTGGTGATGTCGACGATGACTTTGCCGCGCAGGGAATCCCCGTACTCGCCAATTACCGTCGCGGCGTTGGTGTACGGCACGGTGAGGATGACGATGTCCCCCGCCGGCGTGGTCCCGGCCGTCCCGACAGTGGCGCCGTCGAGCACGGCGGCCAATTTCTTGGCTTTGGCCGGGTCGCGGCCGACAATCTCGACTGCGTTGCCGCCAGCGAGCGCCCGGCCGGCCAGGGCGCTGGCCATGTTGCCGGTGCCGATGATGCTGATGCTGCTCATGACATATCCCGTCTTGGTTGGCTATCAGAAATGTTGACGCGTCAACCATATGCCCAGAATGTTGATGCGTCAACCAATCGGGTAGCATGGAGGCCGATGGAGCCGAACTGGTTGAACGCTCGTGAAGACCGCGCCTGGCGGGCGTTCATACACGCGCATCAACAGATCGAAGTCCACCTGAGCCGCCGCCTGCAGAAATCGGGCCTGTCCGGGGCCGACTACGAGGTCCTGGCGGCGCTTTCGGCTCACGACGCAGGCCGCATGCCCGCCCAAGCCCTGTGCAACGCACTGGCCTGGGAGAAGAGCCGTCTCTCCCACCATGTGCGGCGCATGCAGAAGGACGGGCTGATCAGCCGCGAGCCCAACCCAAACGACGCCCGCAGCACCATGGTCTGTCTGCTGCCAGCGGGACGCGCCGCTATCGAGGAGGCGGCACCGAGCCACGTAGAGGACGTCCGCCGCAACTTCATCGAC
This window harbors:
- a CDS encoding NADPH-dependent F420 reductase, which gives rise to MSSISIIGTGNMASALAGRALAGGNAVEIVGRDPAKAKKLAAVLDGATVGTAGTTPAGDIVILTVPYTNAATVIGEYGDSLRGKVIVDITNPVTPDFTGFVTPEGSSGAQEIAKAAPAGAHVVKAFNTLFSGVLATGPAGDRPLDVFIAGDDAQAKARVSTFIESLGLRPMDTGQLAMARALENVALMQLGLVAHSVKHTDFVLGVSILR
- a CDS encoding MarR family winged helix-turn-helix transcriptional regulator; translated protein: MEPNWLNAREDRAWRAFIHAHQQIEVHLSRRLQKSGLSGADYEVLAALSAHDAGRMPAQALCNALAWEKSRLSHHVRRMQKDGLISREPNPNDARSTMVCLLPAGRAAIEEAAPSHVEDVRRNFIDLFTPAELDMITTLNERVLHHLGTNDDSPADEEPS